The following proteins are co-located in the Alphaproteobacteria bacterium genome:
- the nagZ gene encoding beta-N-acetylhexosaminidase codes for MSNPKAVIFGCQTTRLLPEEKAFFQRTNPLGFILFARNCESVEQIQELVYHLRQSINRPDAPILIDQEGGRVARLTPPNWRAAPPAGTFGIMAEEDPEKASWCTKANAWLIGLELARLGINVNCAPVVDVLQEMTHPIIGNRSFSHHPDIVATLALQSIRGFQESGVIPVIKHIPGHGHATVDSHDKLPVVSASLDHLAATDFEAFRQVCQHFKRQSDTLPWAMTAHVVYSEIDSAVPATQSSLVIESVIRGHIGFSGFLISDCITMKALEGNLGKRARNSLDAGCDAVLHCSGILEEMIEVAAQTSPLKAESQNRLNRSFLNMPQNSFESEAEVLYKLEQNLNLEGLQPLLERKQT; via the coding sequence ATGTCTAACCCAAAGGCTGTAATTTTTGGTTGTCAAACAACCCGCCTTCTCCCTGAGGAAAAAGCTTTTTTCCAAAGGACAAATCCGTTAGGTTTCATTCTTTTTGCCCGTAATTGTGAGTCCGTAGAACAAATACAAGAACTTGTTTATCATTTACGCCAATCCATCAACCGACCCGATGCCCCTATTCTTATTGATCAAGAAGGGGGCCGGGTAGCCCGATTGACACCTCCCAACTGGAGGGCAGCCCCCCCTGCGGGAACATTTGGCATTATGGCTGAGGAAGATCCGGAAAAGGCAAGTTGGTGCACCAAGGCAAACGCGTGGCTTATAGGGCTTGAACTTGCCCGTTTGGGAATCAATGTTAACTGCGCTCCTGTGGTTGATGTCCTTCAGGAAATGACCCACCCTATTATTGGAAATCGGTCTTTTAGTCATCACCCTGATATTGTCGCAACATTAGCCCTTCAATCCATTCGGGGTTTCCAAGAATCAGGAGTCATTCCGGTTATTAAGCATATTCCGGGGCACGGCCATGCCACCGTGGACAGTCACGATAAATTACCCGTTGTCTCAGCATCTTTGGACCATCTTGCCGCTACGGACTTTGAAGCCTTTCGTCAAGTTTGCCAACACTTCAAAAGGCAGTCAGACACTCTTCCGTGGGCCATGACAGCTCACGTTGTTTATAGCGAAATTGACTCTGCCGTCCCTGCAACACAATCTTCCCTTGTTATTGAGAGTGTTATTCGAGGACATATTGGTTTCTCTGGCTTTTTAATCAGCGATTGTATAACTATGAAAGCCCTCGAGGGCAACCTTGGGAAAAGAGCCCGCAACTCCCTAGACGCTGGGTGTGATGCTGTGTTGCATTGCAGTGGCATCCTTGAAGAAATGATTGAAGTCGCCGCTCAAACATCTCCCTTGAAAGCGGAATCCCAAAATCGCCTCAATCGAAGCTTTTTAAACATGCCGCAAAATTCCTTTGAATCTGAAGCAGAAGTATTATACAAACTCGAGCAAAATTTAAACTTAGAAGGATTACAACCTTTATTAGAAAGGAAACAGACGTAA
- a CDS encoding arginine--tRNA ligase: MNVFHFFKEAVLTVIQNLIHEGILPDGMDLSRITVDSPKDITHGDMAINAAMILAKPAGKNPRELADILAKSFRLLPDVMQVEIAGPGFINMTLTPEFWQRQLLDILKLGPAYGSSTLGANQKINVEYVSANPTGPLHTGHGRNAILGDAIAALLAKVGYDVCREYYINDAGGQIDALARSVYIRYREALGHPIEDGDFKEGMYAADYLVPVAKSLATEKGDQWINQPESVWIEKIRQYTVEAMMNLIRKDLEDLGVYMDVFTSEKKLVEGGRVEEALQVLEDKGDLYVGVLEAPKGHNVEDWEPRPQTLFRATAYGDDVDRPLKKSDGTWTYFASDIGYHMDKFRRGYNQMIDVLGADHGGYLKRIQAATTAVTAGQGYVEVKSCQMVNFLENGVPLKMSKRAGTFIKVKDVIDRVGKDVTRFIMLTRRHDMAIDFDFAKVVEQTRDNPVFYVQYAHARVYSVLRHGLSLFPATFKDLSKINVSLLTDASELEMMKLLANWPKQVEVAAMVREPHRIAYFLHDVASAFHALWNKGKDQTHLRFIDPENPAITAARLALVKGAAIVIASGLELFGITPLEEMR; encoded by the coding sequence ATGAATGTTTTTCATTTTTTTAAAGAAGCTGTTTTAACAGTTATTCAAAACCTCATTCATGAGGGAATTTTGCCCGATGGCATGGACTTATCGCGCATTACCGTTGATTCTCCTAAAGATATTACCCACGGGGATATGGCGATAAATGCGGCTATGATTTTGGCAAAACCTGCCGGCAAAAACCCGAGAGAGCTTGCTGATATCCTGGCAAAATCTTTCCGTTTATTACCAGATGTCATGCAGGTAGAGATTGCCGGCCCCGGGTTCATCAACATGACATTAACGCCCGAATTTTGGCAACGTCAACTTCTGGATATTTTGAAGCTTGGCCCTGCCTATGGGAGTAGCACGTTGGGTGCCAACCAAAAAATAAATGTTGAGTATGTCTCCGCCAACCCCACAGGCCCCTTGCACACAGGTCATGGACGAAATGCTATTCTGGGAGATGCTATTGCGGCCCTTCTTGCAAAAGTAGGATATGATGTCTGTCGTGAATATTACATTAATGATGCAGGAGGGCAAATTGATGCTCTTGCTCGCTCTGTATATATCCGCTATCGAGAAGCCTTGGGTCATCCCATTGAAGACGGAGATTTTAAGGAGGGAATGTACGCAGCTGATTATTTGGTTCCCGTAGCGAAATCTCTGGCAACGGAAAAAGGTGACCAATGGATTAATCAACCTGAATCCGTATGGATTGAGAAAATTCGTCAGTACACTGTAGAAGCGATGATGAACCTCATTCGCAAGGACTTAGAAGATTTAGGTGTCTATATGGATGTATTCACCTCAGAAAAAAAACTTGTTGAAGGGGGTCGCGTTGAAGAAGCCTTACAAGTTCTCGAAGATAAAGGTGATCTCTATGTTGGTGTTTTAGAGGCTCCCAAAGGTCATAATGTCGAAGATTGGGAGCCCCGCCCCCAAACCTTGTTTCGCGCAACAGCCTATGGGGATGACGTGGACCGGCCTTTAAAGAAATCTGACGGAACTTGGACTTATTTTGCCAGCGACATTGGTTATCATATGGATAAATTTCGTCGCGGTTATAATCAGATGATTGATGTGCTTGGTGCCGATCATGGTGGCTATTTAAAACGCATACAAGCCGCAACGACAGCTGTTACAGCTGGACAAGGTTACGTGGAAGTGAAAAGTTGCCAAATGGTCAATTTCTTAGAAAATGGCGTCCCCCTTAAAATGTCAAAGCGAGCTGGGACTTTTATTAAAGTCAAAGATGTCATCGATCGAGTTGGAAAAGATGTAACTCGGTTCATCATGCTCACCCGTCGCCACGATATGGCAATTGATTTTGACTTTGCAAAAGTTGTCGAGCAAACCCGAGACAACCCAGTGTTTTATGTTCAATATGCCCATGCCCGTGTATATTCCGTACTCCGGCATGGATTAAGCCTTTTTCCCGCCACCTTTAAAGATTTATCAAAAATAAACGTCTCTCTCTTGACCGATGCGTCAGAGTTAGAGATGATGAAGCTATTAGCGAATTGGCCAAAACAAGTTGAAGTTGCTGCAATGGTTCGGGAACCTCACCGAATTGCCTATTTTTTACATGATGTGGCGTCAGCCTTTCATGCATTGTGGAACAAAGGTAAGGATCAAACTCATTTGCGTTTCATCGACCCCGAGAATCCTGCAATAACAGCTGCAAGATTAGCCCTGGTAAAAGGAGCCGCTATTGTTATTGCGTCAGGTCTAGAGTTATTTGGCATTACCCCCCTTGAGGAGATGCGTTAA
- a CDS encoding protein-L-isoaspartate O-methyltransferase — MLSVNNRLLTQSTLVHEAFFSYSTLITLSSRRDDMPPSERLLKDRAHPRLNMINCQLRPNGVGESRLIQAFETVPREAFVPPVIQSIVYADADLPLMPDSPTKRWLIAPQTLGKLLQLAKILPTDKVLIIGCGTGYSVALVAQLAAHVIGVECDEGLAYVARAYAAEQEIFNTQVVSGTLSVGYAKGAPYDVIIIEGAVDEIPMVLINQLSSHQGRLVAVVKGQTERGQLAFGQGILITRKEDQLERVAEFDASCPLLPEFDHKETFKL, encoded by the coding sequence ATGTTAAGCGTGAACAATCGTTTATTAACTCAATCAACGCTAGTTCATGAAGCCTTTTTCTCGTATAGTACTCTTATAACCCTTTCGTCAAGAAGAGATGATATGCCGCCATCAGAAAGATTATTAAAAGATAGGGCTCACCCTCGGTTGAATATGATTAATTGTCAATTACGTCCCAATGGGGTGGGTGAGTCGCGTTTGATCCAAGCTTTTGAGACTGTTCCTCGTGAAGCTTTTGTGCCGCCAGTGATTCAGTCAATCGTTTATGCAGATGCTGACTTACCATTAATGCCAGATTCACCGACGAAGAGATGGCTTATTGCGCCCCAAACACTCGGAAAATTGTTACAGCTTGCTAAAATATTGCCCACAGATAAAGTCTTAATTATTGGGTGTGGAACGGGTTATAGTGTTGCCTTGGTGGCTCAGCTAGCTGCGCATGTCATTGGCGTTGAGTGCGATGAGGGTTTAGCCTATGTGGCTCGCGCTTATGCAGCAGAGCAAGAAATTTTTAATACGCAAGTTGTTTCAGGGACATTAAGTGTAGGTTATGCAAAGGGGGCCCCCTATGATGTTATTATTATTGAGGGTGCAGTTGATGAAATCCCCATGGTTTTAATAAATCAATTATCCTCTCATCAGGGGCGTCTTGTTGCCGTGGTTAAAGGCCAAACGGAGAGAGGACAGCTTGCATTTGGTCAGGGTATTTTGATCACACGTAAAGAAGATCAGTTAGAGCGCGTCGCAGAATTTGATGCGAGTTGTCCTTTGTTGCCTGAGTTTGATCATAAGGAAACATTTAAATTATGA
- a CDS encoding sulfurtransferase, with protein sequence MTNDFSVETVTVLQLRDLLLSVNPPIVLDVREKHEVAVCALPTFVHIPLGDLVREWHQLPKGATIVTLCHHGYRSLKAALFLKSLGFECVANIQGGIQAWAEQIDLDMPQY encoded by the coding sequence ATGACAAATGATTTCTCCGTTGAAACGGTAACAGTCCTTCAACTTAGAGATCTCCTATTATCGGTGAATCCCCCTATTGTTCTCGATGTTCGTGAAAAGCATGAGGTTGCCGTGTGTGCTTTACCAACTTTTGTTCATATTCCTTTGGGAGATCTTGTTCGAGAGTGGCATCAACTTCCTAAGGGGGCGACTATTGTAACTTTATGTCATCATGGATACCGTAGCTTAAAAGCTGCACTTTTTTTGAAAAGTTTAGGTTTTGAGTGTGTCGCCAACATTCAAGGGGGTATTCAGGCATGGGCAGAACAAATTGATCTCGATATGCCACAATACTAA